Proteins encoded in a region of the Carnobacterium divergens genome:
- a CDS encoding polysaccharide deacetylase family protein produces the protein MKHTHKIILAVTSVCTVIILGVSIFFVTQAVTNNKLENTSQTTQHSSSSSKPVEDKQTTKQLDQAKQLAASYHYDEAIALLEKDDAKEAQQLLATLKKEKESLVKWEDPTKISHVFFHSLIVDPAKAFHTQQAQGYKDYMVTISEFNKTIDQLYKNNYVLVNLNGLVKKGTDGKLTFTGVSLPEGKKPLILSQDDVSYYEYMDNSGFPSKLIVDKQNQIKNIYIDNKKETVGDYDMVPLIDSFIKKHPDFSYQGAKGTLALTGYNGVLGYRTSKSEYGDNEKTNKEIEAAKKVADQLKKDGWSFASHTWGHLNMTQASLADIQQDNERWQNEVAPILGKTNILIYPFGADISDWQPYSEANQKFAYLKQQGFDIFCNVDASTPAWGQLGTDYYRNARINIDGIRFEADLKGENPILDQFINVKEVYDQKDRG, from the coding sequence ATGAAACATACACACAAAATCATATTGGCTGTCACTTCTGTATGCACTGTTATTATTCTAGGTGTAAGTATCTTTTTTGTTACACAAGCAGTAACAAACAATAAATTAGAAAACACTAGTCAAACAACTCAACACTCAAGCAGCAGCTCAAAACCTGTTGAAGATAAACAAACGACGAAACAGCTTGATCAAGCAAAACAGCTTGCTGCAAGTTATCATTATGATGAAGCCATCGCCTTACTTGAAAAAGACGACGCCAAAGAAGCGCAACAATTGTTAGCAACTTTGAAAAAAGAAAAAGAATCCTTGGTAAAATGGGAAGACCCGACCAAAATCTCACACGTCTTCTTTCATAGTCTGATTGTTGATCCAGCTAAGGCTTTTCATACCCAGCAAGCACAAGGGTATAAAGATTATATGGTCACTATTTCCGAATTCAATAAAACCATTGATCAGTTATATAAAAATAACTATGTTCTTGTTAATCTAAATGGATTAGTCAAAAAAGGAACAGATGGAAAACTGACCTTTACAGGTGTTTCTCTTCCAGAAGGAAAGAAACCGTTAATTCTTTCGCAAGACGATGTCAGCTATTATGAATACATGGACAATTCAGGATTTCCAAGTAAGTTGATTGTCGATAAACAGAACCAAATCAAGAATATTTATATCGACAATAAGAAGGAAACTGTTGGTGACTATGATATGGTTCCATTGATCGATTCATTCATTAAAAAACATCCCGATTTTTCTTATCAAGGCGCCAAAGGAACATTAGCTTTAACAGGCTATAATGGTGTATTAGGTTACCGTACATCAAAATCAGAATATGGTGATAACGAAAAAACAAACAAAGAAATCGAAGCAGCCAAAAAAGTTGCTGATCAATTAAAGAAAGATGGTTGGAGTTTTGCTTCTCATACTTGGGGACACTTGAATATGACACAAGCTTCTTTAGCCGATATCCAACAAGATAATGAACGTTGGCAAAATGAAGTTGCACCTATTTTAGGCAAAACAAATATTTTGATCTACCCATTTGGCGCTGACATCAGCGATTGGCAACCTTATTCTGAAGCAAATCAAAAATTTGCTTACTTGAAACAACAAGGATTTGATATCTTCTGCAATGTCGATGCCTCAACTCCTGCATGGGGACAACTAGGAACTGACTACTACCGTAACGCCAGAATCAATATTGACGGTATCCGTTTCGAAGCTGACCTAAAAGGAGAAAATCCAATACTTGATCAATTTATCAACGTCAAAGAAGTGTATGACCAAAAAGATCGAGGATAG